DNA from Ruficoccus amylovorans:
GACCCAGGCTGATCCCGGCACGATTTATACCGCGCTGGCCAACAGCGGCCAGGACGTGATGATCGACGCCTGGCTCCCCAACACACACAAGTCCTACTGGGACAAGTATGGCGACAGCCTTGAGGACCTGGGGCCGGTCTTCGGATACGGAGTCACCGGGCTTGTCGTACCCAGCTATATGGATGTTAACTCCATCGAAGACCTTAACAATATTGCCGACCAATTGGACGGAAAGATTGTTGGCATTGGGACCGGCGCCGGTATTTATAAAAGTACGAACAAGGCGATCGATGCCTACGACTTGAAGCTTGAGCAAGTCGCCTCCTCAGGCCCGGCCATGACTGCCGCGCTCCAGCAGGCCATTGACAATGAAGAACCAATCGTGGTGACTGGCTGGAAACCGCACTGGATGTTTTCCCGTTTTGACCTCAAAGTCCTCAAGGACCCGCTAGGTGTCTATCCAATCGACGCGGTCAAAGTCGTCGCGCGCGAAAACTTCACCGCGGATTACCCGGACGTGGCGCAACTTTTCATTAACTATAGTCTGACCGAAGAGCAGCTTCTGGACCTGATGCAGGCGATCAACAGCGCCGATGCGGGCACCGACCCCGATGATGTTGCCCGTGACTGGATGGCTCGCAACAATCCACTCGTCGAGTCCTGGATCCCGAATTGACCTGCTTCCCGCAAGAAGCAACCCGGCTGGCCGACGTGTGTTTTCGAGGAAAAAATGCCGTCGGCCAGTTGTTGTTTGCCATTTGCTACAAGGTGGAACCGAGTCCGATGCAGCCGGCGGGGTTTAATCGGTGCTTGCCGCCTTTTACACAGAACAGACCATCCAGCCGGGGTAGCCACGGCTCATTGGCCCCCGGCGTGTACTGCGGTGAATTCAACTCCACTCCTTTGCGAACCGGGAGATAAGCGCCAAACAAGTAGGCGTGAATCGCCGAGAATCCAGGGTTCGTCAAATCCTGTAAGCTGATCTTCATCCCATGATTCAGCGCCCAGGCTGCCGACACCAAGGCGAAACTATGCCCTTTACAGGTCTTCAATGCCAATCCGCTCCAGCCTTGTTCCCTGGCTACCGGCAATAGCTCCAGGCTCG
Protein-coding regions in this window:
- a CDS encoding glycine betaine ABC transporter substrate-binding protein, with protein sequence MTTNRRNTAIAFMLAAAALIVSGCKEKTTTSANATDDANTQRAPLSNTIQIAYPNWAEGIAMTHLAKAVIEDKLGYDVELTQADPGTIYTALANSGQDVMIDAWLPNTHKSYWDKYGDSLEDLGPVFGYGVTGLVVPSYMDVNSIEDLNNIADQLDGKIVGIGTGAGIYKSTNKAIDAYDLKLEQVASSGPAMTAALQQAIDNEEPIVVTGWKPHWMFSRFDLKVLKDPLGVYPIDAVKVVARENFTADYPDVAQLFINYSLTEEQLLDLMQAINSADAGTDPDDVARDWMARNNPLVESWIPN